A region of Drosophila mauritiana strain mau12 chromosome 3L, ASM438214v1, whole genome shotgun sequence DNA encodes the following proteins:
- the LOC117139322 gene encoding uncharacterized protein LOC117139322, with protein MKVQVAHWLPLIFLLLVSGTPPRVAGSWRSEYSRQDPDPKTRWGNQLPDMLVAYYRHHGVHSLMLVVCHTDIADFRLWKLWQHFNLNNFYVQVSTESSLRDLQHVDALDEHKDAPPPKSFHANNSTHWETSFLLPALPYKMGILLLEFSSECALNLLRWSAASEHNYFTTNRFWLLLTEDPGDIDLLEDPEIFIPPDSELRVLQYENVGNFSCSLIDLYKVAAWKPLKRTLVGHNIRNSRHVIHALQHFGSAITYRQNLEGIVFNSAIVIAFPDLFTNIEDLSLRHIDTISKVNHRLMLELANRLNMSYNTYQTVNYGWRQPNGSFDGLMGRFQRYELDLAQLAIFMRLDRIALVDFVAETYRVRAGIMFRQPPLSAVANIFAMPFENDVWVSILMLLIITTVVLVLELFFSPHNHDMSYMDTLNFVWGAMCQQGFYVEVRNRSARIIVFTTFVAALFLFTSFSANIVALLQSPSDAIQSLSDLGQSPLEIGVQDTQYNKIYFTESTDPVTKNLYHKKIASKGENIYMRPLLGMEKMRTGLFAYQVELQAGYQIVSDTFSEPEKCGLMELEPFQLPMLAIPTRKNFPYKELIRRQLRWQREVSLVNREERKWIPQKPKCEGGVGGFVSIGITECRYALGIFGCGAAVSFVLFLFEFIFRHFKQVYRIIKGYREVQR; from the exons ATGAAAGTTCAAGTCGCGCACTGGCTCCCTCTGATATTTCTCCTGCTCGTCAGTGGGACACCACCACGTGTCGCTGGCAGCTGGCGGAGCGAATATTCCCGGCAGGATCCGGACCCGAAAACACGGTGGGGCAATCAGTTGCCGGATATGCTAGTCGCTTACTATCGCCACCACGGCGTTCACAGCCTGATGCTGGTCGTTTGTCACACGGACATTG CGGATTTTCGCCTTTGGAAGCTTTGGCAGCACTTCAACCTCAACAATTTCTATGTGCAGGTCAGCACGGAGAGCTCGCTGAGGGACCTGCAGCATGTCGATGCCCTGGATGAACATAAGGACGCTCCACCGCCAAAGAGTTTCCACGCCAACAACTCCACCCACTGGGAGACGTCCTTCCTGCTTCCCGCGCTGCCCTACAAAATGGGCATCCTGCTGCTGGAGTTCAGCAGCGAGTGCGCCTTAAATCTACTCCGCTGGTCTGCGGCCTCGGAACATAATTACTTCACCACCAACCGGTTCTGGTTGCTCCTGACCGAAGATCCAGGCGATATCGATTTACTCGAGGATCCGGAAATATTCATTCCCCCGGACAGTGAGTTGCGGGTCCTACAATATGAAAACGTTGGCAACTTCTCTTGCAGTTTGATCGATCTGTACAAGGTAGCTGCTTGGAAGCCTTTGAAAAGAACTTTGGTGGGACATAACATTCGAAATTCGCGGCACGTCATTCATGCCCTGCAGCACTTTGGTTCGGCCATAACTTATAGACAGAATCTGGAGGGTATAGTATTCAACTCGGCCATTGTAATTGCCTTTCCGGATCTATTCACTAACATTGAAGATTTGTCACTGAGGCATATTGACACTATATCGAAGGTTAATCATCGCTTGATGCTGGAACTGGCCAATAGATTGAATATGAG CTACAATACCTATCAAACAGTGAACTACGGATGGCGACAACCGAATGGCTCATTCGATGGTCTCATGGGACGTTTTCAACGCTATGAACTGGACTTGGCCCAGCTGGCGATCTTCATGAGATTGGATCGTATTGCATTGGTCGACTTTGTGGCTGAGACATATAGAGTGAGAGCTGGGATCATGTTCCGGCAGCCACCTCTATCGGCAGTGGCCAATATATTTGCCATGCCCTTTGAGAACGATGTGTGGGTGTCCATTTTGATGCTACTGATCATCACGACCGTGGTCTTGGTTCTGGAACTCTTCTTTTCGCCGCACAACCACGACATGTCCTACATGGATACACTAAATTTTGTTTGGGGTGCCATGTGCCAGCAGGGTTTCTACGTGGAGGTGCGGAACCGATCCGCGAGGATCATTGTCTTCACCACATTTGTTGCAGCTCTCTTCTTGTTCACCTCGTTTTCGGCCAATATTGTGGCTCTGCTGCAAAGTCCGTCGGATGCTATACAGTCATTGTCTGATCTGGGACAATCGCCCCTAGAAATCGGAGTTCAGGACAcgcaatataataaaatatacttCACAGAGTCCACAGATCCCGTAACGAAGAATCTTTACCACAAGAAGATCGCCTCCAAAGGTGAAAATATCTATATGCGCCCCTTGCTAGGAATGGAGAAAATGCGAACCGGCTTATTTGCATACCAGGTTGAACTCCAGGCAGGTTACCAAATCGTCAGCGACACCTTCAGCGAGCCGGAAAAGTGCGGATTAATGGAACTGGAGCCTTTTCAGCTGCCCATGTTGGCTATTCCAACGAGGAAAAACTTTCCTTACAAGGAGCTCATTCGAAGGCA ACTACGCTGGCAGCGAGAAGTAAGCTTGGTGAATCGCGAGGAGCGGAAGTGGATTCCTCAGAAGCCCAAATGCGAGGGCGGAGTTGGCGGATTTGTCTCCATTGGCATTACAGAGTGCCGGTATGCTTTGGGGATCTTTGGGTGTGGAGCTGCTGTCAGTTTTGTCCTGTTCCTTTTCGAGTTTATCTTCAGACATTTCAAACAAGTATATCGCATAATTAAAGGTTATAGAGAAGTGCAGCGCTAG
- the LOC117139943 gene encoding uncharacterized protein LOC117139943, whose protein sequence is MRHLQLMKYVNPRFAINTVITQRLMSKSDGKSSGTGSKDAKCKDTKDAAKKSSDPKAKASDAAKKATPPKAAKETKVTPPKDETAISGGSKCPPKVPCVAETNKNKKKKQSCDELLTGKSTRKQKKPLTAIQGGDLGCPGRTGKKPPIVAQHAKVWQKISLFGVLPMIAILTLLVFSTRSEEERLEFKNYEHMYRRTKRYWFKDGNRTAFHNSHFNALPPAGYEDEVDESGIGQEPETVKDKKARMKEFDKVVKNWRKHSSKRDAQLKKEAAAAEKEARKQEAQ, encoded by the exons ATGCGGCACTTGcaattaatgaaatatgtaaATCCACGGTTTGCAATCAACACCGTTATTACACAACGCTTAATGTCAAAGTCTGATGGAAAATCTTCTGGTACAGGATCAAAAG ACGCGAAGTGTAAGGATACTAAAGATGCAGCGAAGAAATCTTCTGATCCAAAGGCCAAGGCTTCCGATGCGGCAAAAAAAG CCACACCACCTAAAGCAGCTAAGGAAACTAAAGTTACGCCGCCAAAGGACGAAACAGCCATATCCGGAGGCTCAAAATGCCCGCCAAAAGTCCCATGTGTTGCagaaactaataaaaataaaaagaaaaagcaaTCGTGCGATGAATTGCTTACAGGTAAAAGTACTCGAAAGCAAAAGAAACCTCTAACGGCGATCCAAGGAGGGGACCTTGGCTGTCCTGGCCGGACTGGAAAGAAACCAC CAATTGTTGCACAACACGCCAAGGTCTGGCAGAAAATCTCGCTCTTCGGAGTCCTGCCGATGATAGCCATTCTCACCCTATTGGTTTTCAGCACTCGGTCGGAAGAGGAGCGTCTTGAGTTTAAGAACTATGAACATATGTACCGGCGGACGAAGCGATACTGGTTTAAGGATGGAAACCGCACCGCTTTTCACAATAGTCACTTCAATGCTTTGCCTCCAGCCGGATATGAGGACGAAGTGGACGAGAGTGGGATTGGACAGGAGCCGGAGACGGTTAAGGACAAGAAGGCTCGGATGAAAGAATTCGACAAGGTCGTCAAGAATTGGCGCAAACACTCGTCGAAAAGAGATGCGCAGCTCAAAAAGGAAGCAGCCGCTGCTGAAAAAGAGGCTAGAAAACAAGAGGCACAATAA